Proteins from a genomic interval of Salvelinus alpinus chromosome 7, SLU_Salpinus.1, whole genome shotgun sequence:
- the LOC139580407 gene encoding cytohesin-1-like isoform X2 yields the protein MMVMKSADGVVPDDLSPEERQELESIRRRKQELLQDIQRLKDEIAEVTNEIDNLGITDERKSMQRNKQVSMGCKKFNMDPEKGIRFLIDSGLLKNTSNDIAQFLYKGEGLNKTAIGDYLGEREDFNLEVLQAFVELHEFTDLNLVQALRQFLWSFRLPGEAQKIDRMMEAFAQRYCHCNPGVFQHSDTCYVLSFAVIMLNTSLHNPNVKDKPSHQRFSAMNRGINDGGDLPEDLLRNLYESIKNEPFKIPEDDGNDLTHTFFNPDREGWLLKLGGRVKTWKRRWFILTDNCLYYFEYTTDKEPRGIIPLENLSIREVDDSKKPNCFELFIPDHRDQVIKACKTEVDGRVVEGNHTFYRISAPTAEEKEEWVTSIKKAISRDPFYEMVAARKKKVSALTSL from the exons AGGCTGAAGGATGAGATAGCAGAGGTGACAAATGAAATTGACAACCTAGGCATTACCGATGAGAG GAAAAGCATGCAGAGAAACAAGCAGGTGTCCATGGGGTGCAAGAAGTTCAACATGGACCCAGAGAAG GGGATCCGGTTTTTGATTGACAGCGGTCTGCTGAAGAACACCAGCAATGACATTGCCCAGTTCCTCTATAAAGGGGAGGGGCTAAACAAGACCGCCATCGGAGACTATCTAGGGGAGAG aGAGGATTTCAATCTTGAGGTTCTACAAGCCTTTGTGGAGCTGCATGAGTTTACTGACCTTAACCTGGTCCAGGCCCTCag GCAGTTCCTGTGGAGTTTCCGGTTGCCAGGTGAAGCCCAGAAGATCGATCGCATGATGGAGGCGTTTGCCCAGAGATACTGTCACTGTAACCCTGGCGTCTTCCAGCACAGCG ATACGTGTTATGTGTTGTCGTTTGCTGTGATCATGCTGAACACCAGTCTCCATAACCCCAATGTGAAGGACAAACCCTCCCACCAGAGATTCAGCGCCATGAACAGAGGAATCAACGATGGCGGAGACTTACCAGAGGACCTACTCAGG AACCTGTATGAGAGTATAAAGAACGAACCCTTTAAGATCCCAGAGGATGATGGGAACGACCTCACACACACTTTCTTCAACCCCGACCGGGAGGGCTGGCTACTCAAACTAG GAGGGCGTGTGAAGACGTGGAAGAGACGATGGTTCATCCTCACAGACAACTGCCTGTACTACTTTGAGTACACTACT GATAAGGAGCCTAGGGGTATCATCCCTCTGGAGAATCTTAGTATTAGAGAGGTGGACGACTCTAAGAAACCA aactGTTTTGAGCTGTTCATCCCGGACCACAGGGATCAGGTGATAAAGGCGTGTAAGACCGAGGTGGACGGACGCGTTGTCGAGGGCAACCACACCTTCTATCGAATCTCCGCCCCCACAGCCGAGGAGAAGGAAGAATGGGTCACCAGCATCAA AAAAGCCATCAGCAGGGACCCCTTCTATGAGATGGTGGCAGCCCGGAAGAAGAAGGTGTCGGCTCTGACTAGCCTGTAG
- the LOC139580407 gene encoding cytohesin-1-like isoform X3, with protein MVSLAVPDDLSPEERQELESIRRRKQELLQDIQRLKDEIAEVTNEIDNLGITDERKSMQRNKQVSMGCKKFNMDPEKGIRFLIDSGLLKNTSNDIAQFLYKGEGLNKTAIGDYLGEREDFNLEVLQAFVELHEFTDLNLVQALRQFLWSFRLPGEAQKIDRMMEAFAQRYCHCNPGVFQHSDTCYVLSFAVIMLNTSLHNPNVKDKPSHQRFSAMNRGINDGGDLPEDLLRNLYESIKNEPFKIPEDDGNDLTHTFFNPDREGWLLKLGGRVKTWKRRWFILTDNCLYYFEYTTDKEPRGIIPLENLSIREVDDSKKPNCFELFIPDHRDQVIKACKTEVDGRVVEGNHTFYRISAPTAEEKEEWVTSIKKAISRDPFYEMVAARKKKVSALTSL; from the exons AGGCTGAAGGATGAGATAGCAGAGGTGACAAATGAAATTGACAACCTAGGCATTACCGATGAGAG GAAAAGCATGCAGAGAAACAAGCAGGTGTCCATGGGGTGCAAGAAGTTCAACATGGACCCAGAGAAG GGGATCCGGTTTTTGATTGACAGCGGTCTGCTGAAGAACACCAGCAATGACATTGCCCAGTTCCTCTATAAAGGGGAGGGGCTAAACAAGACCGCCATCGGAGACTATCTAGGGGAGAG aGAGGATTTCAATCTTGAGGTTCTACAAGCCTTTGTGGAGCTGCATGAGTTTACTGACCTTAACCTGGTCCAGGCCCTCag GCAGTTCCTGTGGAGTTTCCGGTTGCCAGGTGAAGCCCAGAAGATCGATCGCATGATGGAGGCGTTTGCCCAGAGATACTGTCACTGTAACCCTGGCGTCTTCCAGCACAGCG ATACGTGTTATGTGTTGTCGTTTGCTGTGATCATGCTGAACACCAGTCTCCATAACCCCAATGTGAAGGACAAACCCTCCCACCAGAGATTCAGCGCCATGAACAGAGGAATCAACGATGGCGGAGACTTACCAGAGGACCTACTCAGG AACCTGTATGAGAGTATAAAGAACGAACCCTTTAAGATCCCAGAGGATGATGGGAACGACCTCACACACACTTTCTTCAACCCCGACCGGGAGGGCTGGCTACTCAAACTAG GAGGGCGTGTGAAGACGTGGAAGAGACGATGGTTCATCCTCACAGACAACTGCCTGTACTACTTTGAGTACACTACT GATAAGGAGCCTAGGGGTATCATCCCTCTGGAGAATCTTAGTATTAGAGAGGTGGACGACTCTAAGAAACCA aactGTTTTGAGCTGTTCATCCCGGACCACAGGGATCAGGTGATAAAGGCGTGTAAGACCGAGGTGGACGGACGCGTTGTCGAGGGCAACCACACCTTCTATCGAATCTCCGCCCCCACAGCCGAGGAGAAGGAAGAATGGGTCACCAGCATCAA AAAAGCCATCAGCAGGGACCCCTTCTATGAGATGGTGGCAGCCCGGAAGAAGAAGGTGTCGGCTCTGACTAGCCTGTAG
- the LOC139580407 gene encoding cytohesin-1-like isoform X4: MQRNKQVSMGCKKFNMDPEKGIRFLIDSGLLKNTSNDIAQFLYKGEGLNKTAIGDYLGEREDFNLEVLQAFVELHEFTDLNLVQALRQFLWSFRLPGEAQKIDRMMEAFAQRYCHCNPGVFQHSDTCYVLSFAVIMLNTSLHNPNVKDKPSHQRFSAMNRGINDGGDLPEDLLRNLYESIKNEPFKIPEDDGNDLTHTFFNPDREGWLLKLGGRVKTWKRRWFILTDNCLYYFEYTTDKEPRGIIPLENLSIREVDDSKKPNCFELFIPDHRDQVIKACKTEVDGRVVEGNHTFYRISAPTAEEKEEWVTSIKKAISRDPFYEMVAARKKKVSALTSL; encoded by the exons ATGCAGAGAAACAAGCAGGTGTCCATGGGGTGCAAGAAGTTCAACATGGACCCAGAGAAG GGGATCCGGTTTTTGATTGACAGCGGTCTGCTGAAGAACACCAGCAATGACATTGCCCAGTTCCTCTATAAAGGGGAGGGGCTAAACAAGACCGCCATCGGAGACTATCTAGGGGAGAG aGAGGATTTCAATCTTGAGGTTCTACAAGCCTTTGTGGAGCTGCATGAGTTTACTGACCTTAACCTGGTCCAGGCCCTCag GCAGTTCCTGTGGAGTTTCCGGTTGCCAGGTGAAGCCCAGAAGATCGATCGCATGATGGAGGCGTTTGCCCAGAGATACTGTCACTGTAACCCTGGCGTCTTCCAGCACAGCG ATACGTGTTATGTGTTGTCGTTTGCTGTGATCATGCTGAACACCAGTCTCCATAACCCCAATGTGAAGGACAAACCCTCCCACCAGAGATTCAGCGCCATGAACAGAGGAATCAACGATGGCGGAGACTTACCAGAGGACCTACTCAGG AACCTGTATGAGAGTATAAAGAACGAACCCTTTAAGATCCCAGAGGATGATGGGAACGACCTCACACACACTTTCTTCAACCCCGACCGGGAGGGCTGGCTACTCAAACTAG GAGGGCGTGTGAAGACGTGGAAGAGACGATGGTTCATCCTCACAGACAACTGCCTGTACTACTTTGAGTACACTACT GATAAGGAGCCTAGGGGTATCATCCCTCTGGAGAATCTTAGTATTAGAGAGGTGGACGACTCTAAGAAACCA aactGTTTTGAGCTGTTCATCCCGGACCACAGGGATCAGGTGATAAAGGCGTGTAAGACCGAGGTGGACGGACGCGTTGTCGAGGGCAACCACACCTTCTATCGAATCTCCGCCCCCACAGCCGAGGAGAAGGAAGAATGGGTCACCAGCATCAA AAAAGCCATCAGCAGGGACCCCTTCTATGAGATGGTGGCAGCCCGGAAGAAGAAGGTGTCGGCTCTGACTAGCCTGTAG
- the LOC139580407 gene encoding cytohesin-1-like isoform X5, with the protein MMEAFAQRYCHCNPGVFQHSDTCYVLSFAVIMLNTSLHNPNVKDKPSHQRFSAMNRGINDGGDLPEDLLRNLYESIKNEPFKIPEDDGNDLTHTFFNPDREGWLLKLGGRVKTWKRRWFILTDNCLYYFEYTTDKEPRGIIPLENLSIREVDDSKKPNCFELFIPDHRDQVIKACKTEVDGRVVEGNHTFYRISAPTAEEKEEWVTSIKKAISRDPFYEMVAARKKKVSALTSL; encoded by the exons ATGATGGAGGCGTTTGCCCAGAGATACTGTCACTGTAACCCTGGCGTCTTCCAGCACAGCG ATACGTGTTATGTGTTGTCGTTTGCTGTGATCATGCTGAACACCAGTCTCCATAACCCCAATGTGAAGGACAAACCCTCCCACCAGAGATTCAGCGCCATGAACAGAGGAATCAACGATGGCGGAGACTTACCAGAGGACCTACTCAGG AACCTGTATGAGAGTATAAAGAACGAACCCTTTAAGATCCCAGAGGATGATGGGAACGACCTCACACACACTTTCTTCAACCCCGACCGGGAGGGCTGGCTACTCAAACTAG GAGGGCGTGTGAAGACGTGGAAGAGACGATGGTTCATCCTCACAGACAACTGCCTGTACTACTTTGAGTACACTACT GATAAGGAGCCTAGGGGTATCATCCCTCTGGAGAATCTTAGTATTAGAGAGGTGGACGACTCTAAGAAACCA aactGTTTTGAGCTGTTCATCCCGGACCACAGGGATCAGGTGATAAAGGCGTGTAAGACCGAGGTGGACGGACGCGTTGTCGAGGGCAACCACACCTTCTATCGAATCTCCGCCCCCACAGCCGAGGAGAAGGAAGAATGGGTCACCAGCATCAA AAAAGCCATCAGCAGGGACCCCTTCTATGAGATGGTGGCAGCCCGGAAGAAGAAGGTGTCGGCTCTGACTAGCCTGTAG